The following coding sequences are from one Gossypium hirsutum isolate 1008001.06 chromosome A12, Gossypium_hirsutum_v2.1, whole genome shotgun sequence window:
- the LOC107936429 gene encoding leucoanthocyanidin dioxygenase translates to MASSIAPRVESLASSGIQSIPKEYIRPKEELASIGNVFEEEKKGGPQVPTIDLKDIESEDIKVRERCLQELKKAAMEWGVMHLVNHGISDQLMDRVRIAGQKFFELPIEEKEKYANDQASGKIQGYGSKLANNASGKLEWIDYFFHLVFPEDKRDLSIWPKTPSEYTEVTSEYARQLRGLASKILSALSLWLGLEEGRLEKEVGGLEELLIQMKINYYPKCPQPELALGVEAHTDVSALTFILHNMVPGLQLFYEGKWITAKYVPNSIIMHIGDTIEILNNGKFKSILHRGLVNKEKVRISWAVFCEPPKEKIILKPLPETVSETEPPLFPPRTFAQLIQHKLFKKT, encoded by the exons ATGGCGAGTTCAATTGCCCCCAGAGTGGAGAGCTTGGCAAGTAGTGGGATTCAGTCAATCCCGAAAGAGTATATTAGACCTAAGGAAGAGCTGGCAAGTATAGGCAATGTATTCgaagaagagaaaaaaggagGACCACAGGTTCCAACCATTGACTTAAAGGATATCGAGTCCGAGGACATCAAGGTGCGCGAGAGATgtctccaggagttgaagaaagCTGCCATGGAGTGGGGCGTGATGCACCTTGTTAACCATGGGATCTCGGACCAACTCATGGACCGTGTCAGGATCGCCGGGCAGAAGTTCTTTGAACTCCCTATCGAGGAGAAAGAGAAGTATGCCAATGACCAAGCTTCGGGGAAGATTCAAGGCTACGGCAGTAAGCTTGCTAACAATGCTAGTGGCAAGCTTGAGTGGATAGATTACTTCTTCCATCTTGTCTTTCCTGAGGACAAGAGAGACCTGTCAATCTGGCCTAAAACACCCAGTGAATACAC TGAAGTTACAAGTGAGTATGCAAGGCAACTTCGTGGCCTAGCCAGCAAAATTCTTTCGGCATTATCACTTTGGTTGGGATTGGAAGAAGGCAGGCTAGAGAAGGAAGTTGGTGGATTAGAAGAGCTTCTCATTCAAATGAAAATCAATTACTACCCCAAATGCCCTCAACCAGAGCTGGCTCTAGGTGTGGAAGCTCACACAGATGTAAGTGCACTCACTTTCATTCTCCACAACATGGTTCCAGGTCTGCAACTCTTTTATGAAGGCAAGTGGATTACCGCGAAATACGTTCCAAACTCCATCATCATGCACATTGGCGACACCATTGAGATCCTCAACAATGGTAAGTTCAAGAGCATTCTCCACAGGGGTTTAGTTAACAAGGAGAAAGTTAGGATATCATGGGCAGTTTTCTGTGAGCCACCCAAGGAGAAGATCATTCTCAAGCCACTGCCCGAGACAGTGTCCGAGACGGAGCCTCCATTGTTCCCACCTCGCACCTTTGCTCAGCTTATCCAGCACAAGCTATTTAAGAAGACCTAG